The following are from one region of the Achromobacter xylosoxidans genome:
- a CDS encoding ArnT family glycosyltransferase, producing MRLASRPEAPPQHIASVQRRLWARRSAWPAWLVLACLALWLGALAWARWLTLPDEGRYAGVAWEMLRSGSPMVPLLDGMPYFHKPPLYYWLAQISYVLFGVHEFSARLPSLLGAWSAGAALYAFVARYRNAAQARWAVVILGMMPLFFGAAQFANMDMLVASMITLCVLAAADTALRRAAGRPFRAMAVATGVLAALAVLAKGLIGVALPGAIVLAWLLLRRDWPGVRALLWVPALLAFALVAVPWFWLMELRHPGFYQYFFVYQQFERFSQGGFNNAQPFWFYLPIVAGLSLPWSVWGISIFKPAYWRESDPQGLRRLMAIWIAVVIVFFSIPNSKLIGYVLPVFPPLAFLICERVAPAWAAGKRRGAWIAVGVSAVICLAAVIVASSNPRGSAGPLARELRKEMQPQDIHMALHTLPFDLGFYTQAKEPAWIVDDWQNPEIPKRDNWRKELYDAAQFDPVMGKRVLIGADDMRVRMCAAADGSRFWIWGQEDDGGRYPVLAGVAPRLSVGKRFVWRIDIDAASRQRMCAGMPAAPAQAKP from the coding sequence ATGCGACTAGCGTCCCGTCCCGAAGCACCTCCGCAGCACATTGCCTCCGTCCAGCGCCGTCTATGGGCGCGCCGCAGTGCCTGGCCCGCCTGGCTGGTGCTGGCTTGCCTGGCCCTGTGGCTGGGGGCGCTGGCCTGGGCGCGCTGGCTGACGCTGCCCGACGAGGGGCGTTATGCCGGGGTGGCCTGGGAAATGCTGCGCAGCGGCTCGCCCATGGTGCCCTTGCTTGACGGCATGCCGTACTTCCACAAGCCGCCGCTGTACTACTGGCTTGCGCAGATCAGCTATGTGCTGTTCGGCGTGCACGAGTTCAGCGCGCGGTTGCCTTCGCTGCTGGGCGCCTGGAGCGCGGGCGCCGCGCTCTACGCCTTCGTGGCGCGCTACCGCAATGCCGCGCAGGCGCGCTGGGCCGTGGTGATCCTGGGCATGATGCCGCTGTTCTTTGGCGCCGCCCAGTTCGCCAATATGGACATGCTGGTGGCCAGCATGATCACCCTGTGCGTGCTGGCGGCGGCCGACACCGCCTTGCGCCGCGCCGCGGGGCGGCCGTTCCGCGCCATGGCGGTGGCCACGGGCGTGCTGGCCGCGCTGGCGGTGCTGGCCAAGGGGCTGATCGGCGTGGCGCTGCCCGGCGCCATCGTGCTGGCCTGGCTGCTGCTGCGCCGCGACTGGCCCGGCGTGCGCGCCTTGCTGTGGGTGCCGGCCTTGCTGGCGTTCGCGCTGGTGGCGGTGCCGTGGTTCTGGCTGATGGAATTGCGCCATCCCGGCTTCTACCAGTACTTCTTCGTCTACCAGCAGTTCGAGCGTTTTTCGCAGGGCGGCTTCAACAACGCGCAACCGTTCTGGTTCTACCTGCCCATCGTGGCGGGGCTGTCGCTGCCGTGGTCGGTGTGGGGCATTTCGATCTTCAAGCCGGCCTATTGGCGCGAGTCCGATCCGCAGGGCCTGCGGCGCCTGATGGCGATCTGGATCGCGGTCGTGATCGTGTTCTTCTCGATTCCCAATTCCAAGCTGATCGGCTACGTGCTGCCGGTGTTCCCGCCGCTGGCGTTCCTGATCTGCGAACGGGTCGCGCCCGCCTGGGCGGCCGGCAAACGGCGCGGCGCCTGGATCGCCGTCGGGGTATCCGCCGTGATCTGCCTGGCCGCGGTCATCGTCGCGTCGTCCAATCCGCGCGGCAGCGCCGGGCCGCTGGCCAGGGAATTGCGCAAGGAAATGCAGCCGCAGGACATCCACATGGCGCTGCATACCTTGCCTTTCGACCTGGGTTTCTATACCCAGGCCAAGGAACCCGCCTGGATCGTCGACGATTGGCAGAACCCCGAGATCCCCAAGCGCGACAACTGGCGCAAGGAACTGTACGACGCCGCCCAGTTCGACCCCGTGATGGGCAAGCGCGTGCTGATCGGCGCCGACGACATGCGCGTGCGCATGTGCGCAGCGGCGGACGGATCGCGCTTCTGGATCTGGGGCCAGGAAGACGACGGCGGACGCTATCCGGTACTCGCCGGCGTGGCGCCGAGGCTGTCCGTCGGGAAGCGGTTCGTCTGGCGCATCGATATCGACGCCGCGTCCCGCCAGCGCATGTGCGCCGGCATGCCGGCGGCGCCGGCGCAGGCCAAACCTTGA
- a CDS encoding Bug family tripartite tricarboxylate transporter substrate binding protein has product MQPVLWAALALLPATQAAAQSWPSDTVKIVVPYPPGTEPDVLARDLGNRLFKESGKTVVVENRPGANAIIGSDYVAKAAGDGNTLLMVDRLALETNPFLYAKVPYRWQEDFKPVTDLGQVQLYVAVSNAFPAKTYKEFIDYARANPQRINVGTGGQGHVNHLGMAMLASAEGVQFTYVPFKGVAPAMTATMAGDVDSVMAGGLAVSEQYKAGKIRVLVAGASQRAAMMPDVPTLQEAGGKAGSIPSTVFTLFAPGKTPDALVARINQAVTAVTADPAFRQTYEARGLLVRGSTPQATLAAMKEEAGRYETLIKSAGIKPD; this is encoded by the coding sequence TTGCAACCCGTCTTGTGGGCCGCGCTGGCGCTATTGCCAGCTACCCAGGCCGCGGCCCAATCCTGGCCGTCGGACACCGTGAAGATCGTGGTGCCGTATCCGCCCGGCACCGAACCCGACGTGCTGGCGCGCGACCTGGGCAACCGCCTCTTCAAGGAGAGCGGCAAGACCGTGGTGGTGGAGAACCGCCCCGGCGCCAACGCCATCATCGGCAGCGACTACGTCGCCAAGGCGGCGGGCGACGGCAATACCCTGTTGATGGTGGACCGGCTGGCGCTGGAGACCAATCCCTTTCTATATGCCAAGGTGCCGTACCGTTGGCAGGAAGATTTCAAGCCCGTCACCGACCTGGGCCAGGTCCAGCTGTACGTGGCGGTCAGCAATGCCTTTCCGGCCAAGACCTACAAGGAATTCATCGACTACGCCCGGGCCAATCCGCAGCGCATCAACGTCGGCACCGGCGGCCAGGGCCATGTGAACCATCTGGGCATGGCCATGCTGGCCAGCGCCGAGGGCGTGCAGTTCACCTATGTGCCGTTCAAGGGCGTGGCGCCGGCCATGACAGCGACCATGGCGGGCGACGTGGACAGCGTCATGGCGGGCGGCCTGGCGGTGTCGGAACAGTACAAGGCCGGCAAGATCCGCGTGCTGGTCGCCGGCGCCTCGCAGCGGGCCGCCATGATGCCCGACGTGCCGACGCTGCAGGAGGCGGGCGGCAAGGCCGGCAGCATTCCGTCCACGGTCTTTACCCTGTTCGCCCCGGGCAAGACGCCGGATGCGCTGGTGGCGCGGATCAACCAGGCGGTGACGGCGGTCACGGCGGATCCAGCGTTTCGCCAGACCTACGAAGCGCGCGGCCTGCTGGTGCGCGGCTCCACGCCCCAGGCCACGCTGGCTGCCATGAAGGAAGAGGCCGGCCGCTATGAAACCCTGATCAAGTCGGCCGGGATCAAGCCGGATTAA
- a CDS encoding ATP-binding cassette domain-containing protein, whose amino-acid sequence MPNTTTDAHPLLRLRGIYSERLAPVGLDLAAGECAAIMGPSGSGKSLLLRQIADLDPGHGEALLEGRPRSGMRGHEWRRKVMYCQAEAGWWDDLVLRHFTDRAQALAIMQRLGLSPDKLDALVHELSTGERQRLGLVRALALAPRVLLLDEPTAALDQAATDQVEAELRRYLDGGAAILMVTHSPAQAQRLARRSWRMEQGRLEPLWT is encoded by the coding sequence ATGCCGAACACCACCACCGACGCGCACCCGCTGCTCAGGCTGCGCGGTATCTATAGCGAACGCCTTGCGCCCGTCGGCCTGGACCTGGCCGCAGGCGAATGCGCCGCCATCATGGGGCCGTCAGGTTCCGGCAAATCCCTTCTGCTGCGCCAGATCGCCGACCTCGACCCCGGGCATGGCGAAGCGCTGCTTGAGGGCCGCCCGCGCTCGGGCATGCGGGGTCATGAATGGCGCCGCAAGGTCATGTACTGCCAGGCGGAAGCAGGCTGGTGGGACGATCTGGTGCTGCGGCATTTCACGGACCGCGCCCAGGCCTTGGCCATCATGCAACGCCTGGGGCTGTCGCCTGACAAGCTGGATGCGCTGGTGCATGAACTGTCCACGGGCGAACGCCAGCGCCTGGGCCTGGTGCGCGCATTGGCGCTGGCGCCCCGCGTGCTGCTGCTGGACGAGCCGACCGCCGCGCTGGATCAGGCCGCCACGGACCAGGTGGAAGCGGAGCTGCGGCGCTACCTGGACGGCGGGGCAGCGATCTTGATGGTGACGCACAGCCCGGCGCAGGCGCAGCGTCTGGCGCGCCGTTCCTGGCGCATGGAGCAGGGCAGGCTGGAACCGCTATGGACGTGA
- a CDS encoding bifunctional 3-(3-hydroxy-phenyl)propionate/3-hydroxycinnamic acid hydroxylase has protein sequence MAHIVEVPVLVVGAGPVGVTLANLLGSYGVETLVLERNQDVLDYPRAVGLDDEAMRTFQSAGLADEMLRDMIQNVPMRMYTRTKRCFAEILPATREFGWYRRNLFSQPLGERTLRAGLRRFPHVALELGTELLSLTQDERGVSVRVRDAKGAEREIRTQYLLAADGGRSTVRERILQLPFDGNTHPRKWVVIECDQDPLDAPYTALHCEPRRPYVCLRLPYGLRRWEFMLFPGEDGEQMLQPEKVQELLRHHVADPTRLNVIRARVYTHNSRVARSFVSGRVCLAGDAAHLTPPWIGQGLNAGLRDAFNLAWKVAWIVQGRLDPAALQSYHDERHSHARAMISLADMFGAMLSQTNPVLAALRDTFFLSIRNIPKIRDYVLQMKFKPMPRYSSGVVGDSADRTQRECIGRMFIQPLVEGEDGATLRLDEALGAGFALIGWRRDPRAGLPPALRAQLDKLGCRYVAAQRARSGCDPDELQAGALPVLQDTENALHFWFQRTRADWVLVRPDRYVAALGRREDAADALGRYAARFVPGAAQATSQPAAQASSPAHAPGAMLNGAQP, from the coding sequence ATGGCGCATATCGTAGAAGTGCCGGTGCTGGTGGTGGGCGCCGGGCCGGTCGGCGTGACGCTGGCCAATCTGCTGGGCAGCTATGGCGTGGAAACGCTGGTGCTGGAACGCAACCAGGACGTGCTGGACTATCCGCGCGCGGTGGGCCTGGATGACGAGGCCATGCGCACGTTCCAGAGCGCGGGCCTGGCCGATGAGATGCTGCGCGACATGATCCAGAACGTGCCCATGCGCATGTACACGCGGACCAAGCGTTGCTTCGCCGAGATCCTGCCGGCCACGCGTGAGTTCGGCTGGTATCGCCGCAACCTGTTTTCGCAGCCGCTGGGCGAGCGCACCCTGCGCGCCGGGCTGCGGCGCTTTCCCCATGTGGCGCTGGAACTCGGCACCGAGCTGCTGTCGCTGACGCAGGACGAGCGCGGCGTCTCGGTGCGGGTGCGCGATGCCAAGGGCGCCGAGCGCGAGATCCGCACGCAATACCTGCTGGCCGCCGACGGCGGGCGCAGCACGGTGCGCGAGCGCATCCTGCAATTGCCCTTCGACGGCAACACGCATCCGCGCAAATGGGTAGTCATCGAATGCGACCAGGACCCCCTGGACGCGCCCTACACGGCGCTGCATTGCGAGCCGCGCCGCCCCTATGTCTGCCTGCGCCTGCCTTACGGCCTGCGGCGTTGGGAGTTCATGCTGTTTCCCGGTGAGGACGGCGAGCAGATGCTGCAGCCCGAAAAGGTGCAGGAACTGCTGCGCCACCACGTCGCCGATCCGACCAGGCTCAACGTCATTCGCGCACGGGTCTATACGCACAATTCGCGGGTGGCGCGCAGCTTCGTCTCGGGCCGGGTCTGCCTGGCGGGCGACGCCGCGCACCTGACTCCGCCCTGGATCGGCCAGGGCCTGAACGCCGGCCTGCGCGACGCCTTCAACCTGGCCTGGAAGGTGGCCTGGATCGTGCAGGGCCGCCTGGACCCGGCCGCCTTGCAGAGCTACCACGACGAACGCCACAGCCATGCCCGCGCCATGATTTCGCTGGCCGACATGTTCGGCGCCATGCTGTCGCAGACCAATCCGGTGCTGGCGGCGCTGCGCGACACGTTCTTCCTGTCGATCCGGAACATTCCGAAAATCCGCGACTATGTGCTGCAGATGAAGTTCAAGCCCATGCCGCGCTACAGCAGCGGCGTGGTAGGCGACAGCGCCGACAGGACGCAACGCGAGTGCATCGGCCGCATGTTCATCCAGCCGCTGGTGGAAGGCGAGGACGGCGCCACGCTGCGCCTGGATGAAGCGCTGGGCGCGGGCTTCGCCCTGATAGGCTGGCGCCGCGATCCGCGCGCCGGGCTGCCGCCGGCCCTGCGCGCGCAGCTCGACAAGCTGGGCTGCCGCTACGTGGCGGCGCAGCGCGCGCGTAGCGGCTGCGATCCCGACGAGCTGCAGGCCGGGGCCTTGCCCGTGCTGCAGGACACGGAAAACGCGCTGCACTTCTGGTTCCAGCGCACCCGCGCCGACTGGGTGCTGGTGCGTCCGGACCGTTACGTCGCGGCGCTGGGCCGGCGCGAGGACGCGGCCGATGCCCTGGGCCGCTACGCCGCCCGCTTCGTGCCGGGCGCCGCCCAGGCCACAAGCCAGCCCGCGGCGCAGGCAAGCAGTCCGGCACATGCGCCCGGGGCCATGCTGAACGGAGCGCAGCCATGA
- a CDS encoding amino acid ABC transporter substrate-binding protein, translated as MKKLTAVLLASATALLTACGPSDNAPAAGAQAPAAAKKVVVGLDDNFPPMGFRDSNNQIVGFDIDMAKEASKRLGLEVEFKPIDWSAKEAELNGKRVDVLWNGLTITEERKKNISFTAPYMANHQIIIVGNASPVKAKADLAGKVVGAQDGSSATDAIAKDPVAAQIKEVKKFGDNVTALMDLAAGRLDAIVVDEVVGRYLISKRAGEYRVLDENFGTEDYGVGVRKDDTELLGKLDKTLDSMKQDGTAGRIATQWFGANIIK; from the coding sequence ATGAAAAAACTGACAGCTGTACTCCTCGCTTCCGCCACCGCGCTGCTCACGGCTTGCGGCCCCAGCGACAATGCGCCCGCCGCCGGCGCGCAGGCGCCTGCCGCCGCCAAGAAGGTCGTGGTCGGCCTGGATGACAACTTCCCGCCCATGGGTTTCCGCGATTCGAACAACCAGATCGTCGGTTTCGACATCGACATGGCCAAGGAAGCCAGCAAGCGCCTGGGCCTGGAAGTGGAGTTCAAGCCCATCGACTGGAGCGCCAAGGAAGCCGAACTCAACGGCAAGCGCGTCGACGTGCTGTGGAACGGCCTGACCATCACCGAAGAGCGCAAGAAGAACATCAGCTTCACCGCGCCTTACATGGCCAACCACCAGATCATCATCGTCGGCAACGCCTCGCCCGTGAAGGCCAAGGCTGACCTGGCCGGCAAGGTCGTGGGCGCCCAGGACGGCAGCAGCGCCACCGACGCCATCGCCAAGGACCCGGTCGCGGCCCAGATCAAGGAAGTGAAGAAGTTCGGCGACAACGTCACCGCGCTGATGGACCTGGCCGCCGGCCGCCTGGACGCCATCGTGGTGGACGAAGTGGTGGGCCGCTACCTGATCAGCAAGCGCGCCGGCGAATACCGCGTGCTGGACGAGAACTTCGGCACCGAAGACTACGGCGTCGGCGTGCGCAAGGACGACACCGAGCTGCTGGGCAAGCTGGACAAGACCCTGGATTCGATGAAGCAGGACGGCACCGCCGGCCGCATCGCCACCCAGTGGTTCGGCGCCAACATCATCAAGTAA
- a CDS encoding sulfatase-like hydrolase/transferase, which yields MNAPVQSGNGPVRNVLFIMCDQLRADHLSCYGGAGALRTPHIDRLARMGVQYDRAYVTSAVCGPSRASYYTGRYPLSHRVTWNRVPHPVDEWCLGEYLAQAGLPLHLLGKTHFVPDRAGLRGKGYSAEDEQRFLQGGFVPIERYDGHFELAKDSPYRRYLRERGYDSERPWEDYVVGSQAADGSIASGWLMRNAPLPARVDAADSETAYLTDRALDFMQGQGDQPWALHLSYIKPHWPYKAPAPYHAMYGAQDCAPPVRSQAERERPHPVHGAYQRLEESESFARDEVWRSIRPVYMGLVKQIDDQVGRLLDYLESSGRLKDTLILFTSDHGDHLGDHWLGEKEYFYESAMRVPCLVHDPAPAADATRGTRSEAFVECIDIVPTVLDALALPGQEHRIEGRSLLPGIRGVSESAPPAREYVVGSLDYAYREARLFLGRGERECTGLMVRDERYKYLHWQGYPAQLFDLRDDPGELHDLGADPGMAPVAARMRSALLDWHEGLKRRATETDEEVRERTHAHERMMGILIGRW from the coding sequence ATGAACGCGCCTGTCCAATCCGGGAACGGCCCGGTCCGCAACGTGCTGTTCATCATGTGCGACCAGCTGCGCGCGGACCACCTGTCCTGTTATGGCGGAGCCGGCGCCTTGCGCACGCCCCACATCGACCGGCTGGCGCGCATGGGAGTGCAGTACGACCGGGCCTACGTGACGTCCGCGGTCTGCGGCCCGTCGCGCGCGTCCTACTACACCGGCCGCTATCCACTGTCGCACCGCGTCACCTGGAACCGCGTGCCGCATCCGGTGGACGAATGGTGCCTGGGTGAATACCTGGCCCAGGCCGGCCTGCCGCTGCACCTGCTGGGCAAGACGCACTTCGTGCCCGATCGCGCCGGATTGCGGGGCAAAGGCTATTCGGCCGAGGACGAACAACGTTTCCTGCAAGGCGGCTTCGTGCCCATCGAGCGCTACGACGGCCATTTCGAATTGGCCAAGGACAGCCCTTACCGCCGCTACCTGCGCGAACGCGGCTACGACAGCGAACGGCCCTGGGAAGACTACGTGGTGGGCAGCCAGGCCGCCGACGGCAGCATCGCCAGCGGCTGGCTGATGCGCAACGCGCCGCTGCCTGCCCGCGTGGACGCGGCGGACTCCGAGACGGCCTATCTCACGGACCGCGCGCTGGATTTCATGCAGGGGCAGGGCGACCAGCCCTGGGCGCTGCATCTTTCCTACATCAAGCCGCACTGGCCGTACAAGGCGCCGGCGCCTTACCACGCCATGTACGGCGCGCAAGACTGCGCGCCGCCGGTACGCTCGCAGGCGGAACGCGAGCGTCCGCATCCGGTGCATGGCGCCTACCAGCGGCTGGAAGAGTCGGAGTCCTTCGCCCGCGACGAGGTCTGGCGCAGCATACGGCCGGTCTACATGGGGCTGGTCAAGCAGATCGACGACCAGGTCGGCCGGCTGCTGGACTACCTGGAGAGCAGCGGCAGGCTGAAGGACACGCTGATCCTCTTCACCTCCGACCACGGCGACCACCTGGGCGACCACTGGCTGGGCGAAAAGGAGTACTTCTACGAGAGCGCGATGCGCGTGCCTTGCCTGGTCCATGACCCGGCGCCCGCCGCCGACGCGACCCGCGGCACGCGCAGCGAAGCCTTCGTCGAATGCATAGACATCGTCCCCACGGTGCTGGACGCGCTGGCGCTGCCGGGGCAAGAGCACCGCATCGAGGGCCGCTCGCTGCTGCCGGGCATCCGCGGCGTGTCGGAGTCCGCGCCGCCCGCGCGCGAGTACGTGGTGGGCAGCCTGGACTACGCCTACCGCGAGGCGCGCCTGTTCCTGGGACGTGGTGAGCGCGAGTGCACCGGTCTCATGGTCCGCGACGAGCGCTACAAATACTTGCATTGGCAGGGCTATCCCGCGCAACTGTTCGACCTGCGCGACGACCCTGGCGAACTGCATGACCTGGGCGCCGATCCGGGCATGGCGCCGGTGGCGGCACGGATGCGTTCCGCACTGCTGGACTGGCACGAAGGCCTCAAGCGCCGCGCCACCGAAACCGACGAGGAAGTACGCGAGCGCACGCATGCGCACGAACGGATGATGGGCATTCTGATCGGCCGCTGGTGA
- a CDS encoding amino acid ABC transporter permease, with the protein MDYVLSLLGPLAQGAKVTLTLFFITLALAVPLGLVLALVRISKWRLASSLVNGYIWLMRGTPLMLQMLFIYFALPFVPVIGIRLPDFPAAVVAFALNYAAYFAEIFRAGIQSVDRGQYEGSKVLGMTYLQTLRRIVLPQMVQRVLPPMSNETITLVKDTSLIYVLALNDILRTARGIVQRDFTTTPFLVAAAFYLIMTLILTWFFQHMEKRYAKYDQ; encoded by the coding sequence ATGGACTACGTTCTCTCCCTATTGGGGCCATTGGCGCAAGGCGCGAAAGTCACCCTGACGCTGTTTTTCATCACGCTGGCGCTGGCCGTCCCGCTGGGCCTGGTGCTGGCGCTGGTGCGGATCTCCAAATGGCGCCTGGCCAGCAGCCTGGTCAACGGCTATATCTGGCTCATGCGCGGCACGCCGCTGATGCTGCAGATGCTGTTCATCTACTTCGCGCTGCCGTTCGTGCCGGTGATCGGGATCCGCCTGCCGGACTTTCCGGCCGCCGTGGTAGCCTTCGCGCTGAACTACGCGGCCTATTTCGCCGAGATCTTCCGCGCCGGCATCCAGTCGGTGGACCGCGGCCAGTACGAGGGCAGCAAGGTCCTGGGCATGACCTATCTGCAGACCCTGCGCCGCATCGTGCTGCCGCAGATGGTGCAGCGGGTGCTGCCGCCCATGAGCAACGAGACCATCACCCTGGTCAAGGACACCTCGCTCATCTACGTGCTGGCGCTCAACGACATCCTGCGCACGGCGCGCGGCATCGTGCAGCGCGATTTCACGACCACGCCGTTCCTGGTCGCCGCCGCCTTCTATCTCATCATGACGCTGATCCTGACGTGGTTCTTCCAGCACATGGAAAAGCGCTATGCCAAATATGACCAGTAA
- a CDS encoding ABC transporter permease, which yields MDVIKLQASDLAIASLLVLLSAGISFALRLNLQRQVLWAAVRTVVQLLLVGHILRIVFAHAAPWLTALVVAVMMALAAREVAARPRGRLTGRGNGWVGAMAVAGTTVITVLFILNTALRPDPWYDPRYTIALIGIVLGSVLNAASLALDGVLSGARREKLAIEARLALGATVHEAFSSLLRESVRRGIVPSINQMSAAGIITLPGIMTGQIIAGMDPIEAAKYQILLMFLLCGASGMAAIAAAYGAMRRLTDERERLRLDRLHPT from the coding sequence ATGGACGTGATCAAACTGCAGGCCTCCGACCTGGCCATTGCCTCGCTGCTGGTGCTGCTCAGCGCGGGCATCTCCTTTGCCTTGCGCCTGAACCTGCAGCGCCAGGTGCTGTGGGCCGCGGTGCGCACCGTCGTGCAGCTGCTGCTGGTCGGCCACATCCTGCGCATCGTGTTCGCGCACGCCGCGCCCTGGCTGACGGCGCTGGTGGTGGCGGTGATGATGGCGCTGGCGGCGCGGGAGGTGGCGGCGCGGCCCAGGGGCAGGCTGACCGGCCGCGGCAACGGCTGGGTCGGCGCGATGGCGGTGGCGGGAACCACGGTTATCACGGTGCTGTTCATCCTGAACACGGCGCTGCGTCCGGACCCCTGGTACGACCCGCGCTACACCATCGCGCTGATCGGCATCGTGCTGGGCAGCGTGCTCAACGCGGCCAGCCTGGCGCTGGACGGGGTCTTGTCCGGCGCGCGGCGCGAGAAACTGGCGATCGAGGCGCGGTTGGCCCTGGGCGCGACGGTGCACGAGGCGTTTTCGTCCTTGCTGCGCGAATCCGTGCGGCGCGGCATCGTGCCCAGTATCAATCAGATGTCGGCCGCCGGCATCATCACCCTGCCGGGCATCATGACCGGGCAGATCATCGCCGGCATGGATCCGATCGAGGCCGCAAAGTACCAGATACTGCTGATGTTCCTGCTATGCGGCGCCAGCGGCATGGCGGCGATTGCGGCGGCCTATGGCGCCATGCGCCGCCTGACGGACGAGCGCGAGCGGCTCAGGCTGGACCGGCTGCATCCGACGTAG
- a CDS encoding amino acid ABC transporter ATP-binding protein has protein sequence MIEAREIIKSFGPNRVLDRVSLSLGQGEVVAVIGPSGSGKSTFLRCLNHLETIDEGSIEVEGEAMARAVPGGRSQYASDADVRRICRKMGMVFQSFNLFPHMTVLQNIIEAPITVKGMTRAQIVPKAEELLRKVGLLNKRDNYPTRLSGGQKQRVAIARALAMEPDIMLFDEPTSALDPELTGEVLRTMKQLADERMTMLVVTHEMGFAREVAHRVIFMDEGRIIEEAPSADFFRAPQEARSREFLAHML, from the coding sequence ATGATCGAGGCCCGCGAAATCATCAAGTCGTTCGGCCCCAACCGCGTGCTGGACCGGGTATCGCTCAGCCTGGGCCAGGGCGAAGTGGTCGCGGTGATCGGCCCGTCCGGCTCCGGCAAGAGCACCTTCCTGCGCTGCCTGAACCACCTGGAAACCATCGACGAGGGCAGCATCGAGGTCGAAGGCGAGGCCATGGCCCGCGCCGTGCCGGGCGGACGCAGCCAGTACGCCAGCGACGCCGACGTGCGCCGCATCTGCCGCAAGATGGGCATGGTGTTCCAGTCGTTCAACCTGTTCCCGCACATGACCGTGCTGCAGAATATCATCGAGGCGCCCATCACCGTCAAGGGCATGACCCGCGCCCAGATCGTGCCCAAGGCGGAAGAGCTGCTGCGCAAGGTGGGCCTGCTGAACAAGCGCGACAACTACCCGACGCGCCTGTCCGGCGGCCAGAAGCAGCGTGTGGCGATCGCCCGCGCGCTGGCCATGGAGCCGGACATCATGCTGTTCGACGAACCCACCTCGGCGCTGGACCCGGAACTGACCGGCGAAGTGCTGCGCACCATGAAGCAGCTGGCCGACGAGCGCATGACCATGCTGGTCGTCACCCATGAAATGGGCTTTGCGCGCGAAGTCGCGCACCGGGTCATCTTCATGGACGAAGGCCGCATCATCGAGGAAGCGCCTTCGGCGGACTTTTTCCGCGCTCCGCAAGAGGCGCGCAGCCGCGAGTTCCTGGCGCACATGCTCTGA
- a CDS encoding alpha/beta fold hydrolase, with translation MQRRDTEIAVNGMTLHLTEWGPQAGRPLFMLHGIRGYAETFAGIAQALQPDFRVLAYDQRGRGASSWDPGRNYYTDAYVDDLASVADALGLDRFDLLGHSMGGIAAIVFAARHPQRVRRLIVEDAGPAAFEGSAGAARIQRELRETPESFPDITAAREYLRALRPSVTEAAREERLRHMLKEDGAGGWTWRHDHAGIAATRLDPDPARVVDLWPQVQALSCPTLVVRGGRSDYLQAQTARDMAARNPNVEWVEIEGAGHYIHDDRPAAFEQAVGGFLRRA, from the coding sequence ATGCAACGCCGCGACACCGAAATCGCCGTCAACGGCATGACCCTGCACCTGACCGAGTGGGGCCCCCAGGCAGGGCGTCCGCTCTTCATGCTGCACGGCATCCGGGGCTACGCCGAGACCTTCGCCGGCATCGCGCAGGCCTTGCAGCCGGACTTCCGTGTCCTGGCCTATGACCAGCGCGGCCGCGGCGCCAGCAGCTGGGATCCGGGGCGCAACTACTACACCGACGCCTACGTCGACGACCTGGCGAGCGTGGCCGACGCGCTGGGCCTGGACCGCTTCGATCTGCTAGGACATTCGATGGGCGGCATCGCCGCCATCGTCTTTGCCGCCCGCCATCCGCAGCGCGTGCGGCGCCTGATCGTCGAGGATGCGGGACCCGCCGCCTTCGAAGGCAGCGCGGGCGCGGCGCGCATCCAGCGCGAACTGCGCGAAACGCCCGAATCCTTTCCCGACATCACCGCGGCGCGCGAGTACCTGCGCGCGCTGCGGCCCAGCGTGACCGAAGCCGCCCGCGAGGAACGGCTGCGCCACATGCTGAAGGAGGACGGGGCGGGCGGCTGGACCTGGCGCCACGACCATGCGGGCATCGCCGCGACCCGGCTTGATCCCGATCCGGCGCGCGTGGTGGACCTGTGGCCGCAGGTCCAGGCGCTGAGCTGTCCGACCCTGGTCGTGCGCGGCGGGCGCTCGGACTACCTGCAGGCCCAGACCGCCCGCGACATGGCGGCGCGCAACCCGAACGTGGAATGGGTCGAGATCGAAGGCGCCGGCCATTACATCCACGACGACCGGCCGGCCGCCTTCGAGCAGGCCGTCGGCGGGTTCCTGCGGCGCGCCTGA